In Paraburkholderia phenazinium, the following are encoded in one genomic region:
- a CDS encoding NAD(P)-dependent oxidoreductase, with protein sequence MSKALKIALFGATGVIGSRIAAEAARRGHQVTALARNPARVPTDVANLKAAQADLLDAASVAAAVRGHDVVASAYAPPRDDAAVVVTATRALVEGVRAAGLKRLVVVGGAGSLEVAPGKQLVDTEGFPDAYKPVALAHRDALTFYRTLNDLDWTFFAPAALIAPGERTGVFRTGSDTLLADASGNSRISAEDYAIAFVDELEQGRFIRKIATVAY encoded by the coding sequence ATGAGCAAGGCATTGAAGATCGCATTGTTTGGCGCAACGGGCGTAATCGGTTCGCGGATTGCGGCGGAAGCGGCGCGTCGCGGCCATCAGGTGACGGCACTGGCGCGTAATCCCGCGCGCGTGCCGACGGACGTCGCCAACCTCAAGGCAGCGCAGGCCGATCTGCTCGACGCCGCCAGCGTCGCCGCAGCGGTGCGCGGCCATGACGTGGTGGCGAGCGCCTATGCGCCGCCGCGCGACGACGCGGCTGTCGTCGTGACCGCGACCCGCGCGCTGGTGGAGGGTGTGCGTGCGGCGGGCCTGAAGCGTCTCGTGGTGGTGGGTGGGGCGGGCTCGCTGGAAGTGGCACCCGGCAAGCAACTGGTCGACACGGAAGGCTTTCCGGACGCCTATAAGCCGGTGGCGCTGGCCCACCGCGACGCGCTGACGTTTTACCGCACGCTAAACGATCTCGACTGGACGTTTTTCGCCCCTGCGGCGCTGATCGCCCCCGGCGAGCGGACCGGCGTCTTCCGCACGGGCAGCGACACGCTGCTGGCGGACGCCAGCGGCAATAGCCGCATTTCGGCTGAAGACTACGCGATCGCGTTTGTCGACGAGCTGGAGCAGGGCCGTTTCATCCGCAAGATCGCGACGGTCGCTTACTGA
- a CDS encoding IclR family transcriptional regulator, whose translation MTHESMLPRGTDPVKEKDGSGDEVTALARGLTVLRCIAAADSPLSNRELTELTGIPKPTVSRITATLVSAGFLFRLPDSERFVLTSSVLELSNGFLRNFDIRARSRPFLIDLAERTSLSVHLAVRDRLDMVVIDAIKPRSAVLVSRLDIGSRMNLSRTAVGRAYLAVLSEPERQKLLLGLQAAEGDDWGQISNRLGQALQETAAHGFAIATGEWHDGLNAIAAGFIGPSGERYAVNCGGSAHQCPRDWLMTRAAPLLLECIANIALEIGGTPGRRLDN comes from the coding sequence ATGACCCACGAATCCATGCTCCCCCGCGGCACCGATCCCGTCAAGGAAAAAGACGGCTCAGGAGACGAAGTTACGGCGCTCGCGCGCGGCCTGACCGTGCTGCGCTGTATCGCGGCAGCCGATTCCCCGCTCAGCAACCGCGAACTGACCGAGCTCACGGGCATTCCGAAACCGACCGTGTCGCGCATCACTGCGACGCTTGTCAGCGCCGGGTTTCTGTTTCGCCTGCCGGACAGCGAACGTTTCGTGCTGACTTCGTCCGTGCTGGAATTGAGCAACGGATTTCTGCGCAACTTCGATATTCGCGCGCGCTCGCGGCCGTTCCTGATCGATCTCGCCGAACGCACCTCGCTGTCCGTGCATCTGGCCGTGCGCGACCGGCTCGACATGGTGGTCATCGACGCCATCAAGCCGCGCTCGGCCGTGCTGGTGTCGCGGCTCGACATCGGGTCGCGGATGAACCTGAGCCGCACCGCTGTCGGCCGCGCCTATCTGGCCGTGCTGTCAGAGCCCGAGCGTCAAAAACTGCTGCTTGGGCTGCAGGCTGCCGAAGGCGACGACTGGGGGCAAATTAGCAACCGGCTCGGCCAGGCGCTGCAGGAAACCGCCGCCCATGGCTTCGCGATTGCCACCGGCGAGTGGCACGACGGGCTGAACGCGATCGCGGCCGGTTTCATCGGCCCATCCGGCGAGCGCTATGCGGTCAATTGCGGCGGCTCCGCCCACCAGTGCCCACGCGACTGGCTGATGACGCGCGCGGCGCCGCTGCTGCTCGAATGCATCGCCAACATTGCCCTCGAAATTGGCGGCACGCCAGGACGGCGGCTGGACAATTGA
- a CDS encoding cysteine dioxygenase family protein translates to MSHDISQPAADRSTPPHASVLHGNEAVHTSPASAAAPKCASQPIARLCDALDAAFDQFADTVDPSQHAAFALAIRTALATAAADPALLAPAQREGSTDSYRRHLLAADPHGRYAIAALVWMPGQASPVHAHQTWCGYVVLDGTLSETVYDWNEAQQLATETRSHPRASGAVSFVRAGRRGIHRLGNASDAPAVSLHIYGVEGSQIATHVNDLLGVVDRAPALAEPAVA, encoded by the coding sequence ATGAGCCACGATATTTCCCAGCCTGCTGCCGACCGCTCCACGCCCCCACACGCTTCCGTGCTGCACGGAAATGAAGCCGTGCACACCTCGCCTGCGTCAGCGGCCGCGCCAAAGTGCGCGAGCCAGCCGATCGCACGCCTGTGCGACGCGCTGGACGCCGCCTTCGACCAATTCGCGGACACCGTCGACCCATCGCAACATGCAGCCTTCGCACTCGCCATCAGGACGGCGCTCGCCACAGCGGCCGCCGATCCGGCGCTCCTCGCACCGGCGCAACGCGAGGGCTCAACAGACTCGTACCGTCGCCACCTGCTGGCCGCCGATCCGCACGGCCGCTATGCCATCGCCGCGCTGGTCTGGATGCCGGGTCAAGCGAGCCCGGTACACGCCCATCAGACGTGGTGCGGCTACGTGGTGCTGGACGGCACCTTGTCGGAAACGGTGTATGACTGGAACGAGGCGCAGCAGCTTGCGACCGAGACACGCTCGCATCCGCGCGCGAGCGGCGCCGTGTCGTTCGTGCGCGCCGGGCGTCGCGGCATCCATCGGCTCGGCAACGCGAGCGACGCACCGGCCGTCTCGCTCCATATTTACGGCGTCGAAGGTTCGCAGATCGCCACGCACGTGAACGACCTGCTCGGCGTCGTCGATCGCGCACCGGCCCTCGCGGAACCGGCCGTCGCCTGA
- the crcB gene encoding fluoride efflux transporter CrcB: MYLSIVAVGIGGALGSLFRWFLGIRLNGVFPALPLGTLAANVIAGYVIGVAVAFFARLPELAPEWRLFVITGLMGGLSTFSTFSAEVVQRLQEGRFGWAAGEIAIHVSTSLVMTVLGIATVSLVTR, from the coding sequence ATGTATTTATCTATTGTCGCAGTGGGTATCGGCGGTGCACTGGGTTCACTGTTCCGCTGGTTTCTCGGTATCCGTCTGAACGGGGTCTTCCCCGCCCTGCCGCTCGGCACCCTCGCCGCCAACGTGATTGCCGGTTATGTCATCGGCGTCGCCGTGGCGTTCTTTGCCCGCTTGCCCGAGCTGGCCCCCGAGTGGCGGCTCTTCGTCATCACCGGGCTGATGGGCGGCCTGTCCACCTTTTCGACCTTCTCCGCCGAAGTCGTCCAGCGCTTGCAGGAAGGTCGTTTCGGTTGGGCCGCCGGCGAAATTGCCATTCACGTGTCCACGTCGCTGGTGATGACGGTGCTGGGAATCGCGACCGTATCGCTCGTGACACGCTAG
- a CDS encoding sensor histidine kinase, translating to MRLTTKGLLLIAIPAVFELALLSGLVKAQVDAAQAERWQAHSEDVLRQTTAILEPVLLDSVRLRGAVLSNSADVTTPVALWMDIDRRIDQLADLVADNPPQVERAVQIRQSVQAYRQWSDRVQDLLHSGRRRDVIERFSELATTDVLDRFRAQITAFQNEERLIDTQRSTEAEAARERQQVLVVAAVFGSLLFVALAVWLFTRGVRGRLALLSDNAGRLASNEPLAPIDHGSDEIARLDQTLHETSRRLLEAERIQARFQADLARRANELTAINETLRQQTQENEMFIYSVSHDLRAPLVNLQGFSKELIHACDDLRKAVRLSSLTPERRQHIEQLVDEDIGEALHYLQTAVLRASHIIDALLRLSRVGRVEYRRQQVHVRDIVQRVVDAMQVSIRARRARVVVHDLPSVWGDPTALEQVFANLVGNAINYLDASRDGRVEVGTTPAPPGVHSLRIFYVKDNGLGIPAVAIPRLFNAFQRLHGNVATGEGIGLALVRRVVERHGGRVWAESTEGVGTTFYFTLPEAEIRVPREEPEMLALGAPGLSTR from the coding sequence ATGAGACTGACAACCAAAGGGCTGTTGCTGATCGCGATTCCTGCCGTGTTCGAGCTCGCCCTCCTGTCGGGGCTGGTCAAGGCACAGGTGGATGCCGCGCAGGCCGAGCGCTGGCAGGCCCACAGCGAGGACGTGCTGCGCCAGACCACGGCGATTCTGGAGCCGGTGCTGCTCGACTCGGTGCGTCTGCGCGGCGCGGTGCTCAGCAATAGCGCAGATGTCACGACGCCCGTCGCGCTATGGATGGACATCGACCGGCGCATCGACCAGTTGGCCGATCTCGTGGCCGACAATCCACCGCAGGTGGAGCGCGCGGTGCAGATCCGTCAATCGGTGCAGGCGTACCGGCAATGGTCGGACCGTGTGCAGGACCTGTTGCATTCGGGGCGCCGGCGCGACGTCATCGAACGGTTCAGCGAACTGGCCACGACCGACGTGCTCGACCGTTTCCGCGCCCAGATCACCGCGTTCCAGAACGAGGAGCGGCTCATCGACACCCAGCGTTCGACCGAGGCCGAGGCCGCGCGCGAGCGGCAGCAGGTGCTGGTGGTGGCCGCCGTGTTTGGCTCGCTGCTGTTCGTCGCGCTGGCCGTGTGGCTGTTCACGCGCGGCGTGCGCGGGCGGCTCGCGCTGCTCTCCGACAACGCCGGGCGGCTCGCCAGCAATGAACCGCTCGCGCCGATCGACCACGGCTCGGACGAAATCGCCCGGCTCGATCAGACGCTGCACGAGACGAGCCGGCGCCTGCTCGAGGCGGAGCGCATCCAGGCCCGTTTCCAGGCCGATCTGGCGCGCCGCGCCAATGAATTGACCGCCATCAACGAGACGCTGCGTCAGCAGACCCAGGAAAACGAGATGTTTATCTACAGCGTGTCGCACGATCTGCGCGCGCCGCTCGTCAACCTGCAGGGCTTCTCGAAGGAACTGATTCATGCCTGCGACGACCTGCGCAAAGCGGTCCGGCTGTCGTCGCTGACGCCCGAGCGGCGGCAGCATATCGAGCAACTGGTGGACGAGGATATCGGCGAGGCGCTGCATTACCTGCAGACCGCGGTGCTGCGTGCGTCGCACATCATCGACGCGTTGTTGCGGCTCTCGCGCGTCGGCCGCGTCGAGTACCGGCGTCAGCAGGTGCATGTGCGCGACATCGTCCAGCGTGTGGTCGATGCGATGCAGGTATCGATCCGGGCGCGCCGGGCACGCGTGGTAGTCCACGATCTGCCCTCGGTGTGGGGCGATCCGACCGCGCTCGAACAGGTGTTCGCGAATCTGGTGGGCAATGCGATCAACTACCTCGATGCGTCGCGCGATGGACGCGTCGAAGTCGGGACGACGCCGGCGCCGCCCGGCGTCCACTCGTTACGTATTTTCTATGTGAAAGACAACGGGCTCGGGATTCCGGCTGTCGCCATACCGCGTCTGTTCAACGCGTTTCAGCGCTTGCACGGCAACGTCGCAACCGGCGAGGGGATCGGACTGGCGCTGGTGCGTCGCGTGGTGGAGCGGCATGGCGGCCGCGTGTGGGCGGAGTCGACCGAAGGGGTCGGCACGACCTTCTATTTCACGTTGCCGGAGGCGGAGATTCGTGTGCCGCGCGAAGAGCCCGAGATGCTGGCGCTGGGCGCGCCGGGACTTAGTACGCGGTGA
- a CDS encoding MdtA/MuxA family multidrug efflux RND transporter periplasmic adaptor subunit — protein MDEQQQHSETSRTPAPAHQPSTAGTSQTKSGGKRHRGRTIGLIVAALVVAGIVVWRWHPWGGPAGGAAAQSEGGGRHGRGGPGAFANLAQPVHVATATQGDMPVVLTALGTVTPLATVTVQTQLSGTLQTVAFQEGQMVKKGDLLAQIDPRPYQISLENAEGALARDQALLQTARLDLKRYQTLLAQDSIASQQVDTQASLVQQYIGTVKSDQANIDTYKLDLIYARITAPVSGRVGLRQVDPGNYVTPSLTNGLVVITQLQPISVIFTVSEDSLPQIMKQVQAGAKLSVTAYDRSNTTSLAGGTLETLDNQIDTTTGTLKLRAMFNNDDSLLFPNQFVNARLLVDTIHDAVIVPTSAVLNGSMGQFVYVVKDDSTVTVRPVKIGPVDGERTSIATGLQPGERVVIDGSDRLKEGAKITIPADRPRGASGARGASGPHGASGAWGAWGASGAHAHHHKHPAQASE, from the coding sequence ATGGACGAACAACAACAGCATTCGGAAACTTCTCGCACACCCGCCCCGGCGCACCAGCCGTCCACCGCCGGGACCAGCCAGACAAAGAGCGGCGGCAAACGGCATCGGGGGCGCACTATCGGACTGATCGTCGCCGCGCTGGTCGTCGCGGGCATTGTGGTGTGGCGCTGGCATCCATGGGGCGGCCCGGCCGGCGGCGCGGCGGCGCAGAGCGAGGGCGGCGGCCGCCACGGCCGCGGCGGCCCTGGCGCGTTCGCCAACCTGGCGCAGCCGGTGCACGTCGCCACCGCGACGCAAGGCGACATGCCGGTCGTGCTGACCGCACTCGGCACGGTCACGCCGCTTGCCACCGTCACCGTGCAGACGCAGTTGAGCGGCACGCTGCAAACGGTCGCGTTCCAGGAAGGCCAGATGGTCAAGAAGGGCGACCTGCTCGCGCAGATCGACCCGCGCCCGTATCAGATCTCGCTTGAAAACGCCGAGGGCGCGCTGGCGCGCGACCAGGCGCTGCTGCAAACCGCCCGCCTCGACCTGAAGCGTTATCAGACGCTGCTCGCCCAGGATTCGATCGCGAGTCAGCAGGTGGACACGCAAGCGTCGCTGGTGCAACAGTACATCGGCACCGTGAAGTCGGATCAGGCCAACATCGACACCTACAAGCTCGACCTGATCTACGCGCGCATCACCGCGCCCGTATCGGGCCGCGTGGGTCTGCGCCAGGTCGACCCCGGCAACTACGTCACGCCCAGCCTGACCAACGGGCTTGTCGTGATCACGCAATTGCAGCCCATCAGCGTGATCTTCACCGTCTCCGAAGACAGCCTGCCGCAAATCATGAAGCAGGTGCAAGCGGGCGCGAAGCTGTCGGTGACGGCGTACGACCGCAGCAACACCACCTCGCTCGCGGGCGGCACGCTCGAGACGCTCGACAACCAGATCGACACCACCACCGGCACGCTCAAGCTGCGCGCCATGTTCAACAACGACGACAGCCTGCTGTTCCCCAACCAGTTCGTCAACGCGCGGCTGCTGGTGGATACGATTCACGACGCCGTGATCGTGCCGACCTCCGCCGTGCTGAACGGCTCGATGGGCCAGTTCGTGTACGTGGTGAAGGACGACAGCACGGTCACCGTGCGGCCGGTCAAGATCGGCCCCGTGGACGGCGAACGCACCAGCATCGCCACCGGCCTGCAGCCTGGCGAGCGGGTGGTAATCGACGGCTCCGACCGTCTGAAGGAAGGCGCGAAGATCACGATTCCGGCGGACCGTCCGCGCGGCGCTTCGGGAGCACGCGGCGCTTCCGGTCCGCACGGCGCATCGGGCGCGTGGGGTGCATGGGGCGCGTCCGGCGCGCATGCGCATCATCACAAACACCCGGCGCAAGCTTCGGAATAA
- a CDS encoding Lrp/AsnC family transcriptional regulator, whose translation MGMDIIDRKLLELLQEDATMPIAELAQRVNLSQTPCWKRLQRLKETGVIRAQVALCDPRKLGVGTTVFVAVRTNQHTEAWAATFTRAVQDIPEVVEVYRMSGETDYLLRVVVSDIDDYDRVYKLLIAAVPLYDVSSSFAMEQIKYSTALPVRYQR comes from the coding sequence ATGGGAATGGATATCATCGACCGCAAGCTGCTGGAACTGCTTCAGGAAGACGCGACCATGCCGATCGCCGAACTCGCGCAGCGGGTCAACCTGTCGCAGACGCCATGCTGGAAGCGCCTGCAGCGGCTCAAGGAAACTGGAGTAATCCGCGCTCAGGTGGCGCTATGCGACCCGCGCAAGCTCGGCGTTGGCACGACGGTGTTCGTCGCGGTGCGGACCAATCAGCATACGGAGGCGTGGGCGGCTACGTTCACGCGTGCCGTGCAGGATATTCCGGAGGTGGTGGAGGTGTATCGGATGAGTGGCGAGACGGATTACCTGCTGCGGGTGGTGGTCTCGGATATCGATGACTACGATCGGGTCTATAAGTTGTTGATCGCTGCCGTGCCGTTGTATGACGTGAGCTCGAGTTTTGCAATGGAGCAGATCAAGTATTCGACGGCGTTGCCGGTACGGTATCAGCGGTAG
- a CDS encoding mechanosensitive ion channel family protein, with protein MKSCQKRCESGAAPFTGGQRAFRTAFYFFRHLSSDPRRSRAAGLRPSAQAAPLCAWLIVVAVLACLFAAPKPAHAAGATPVIPALQSLINSATATPASDAASAAEAASAPSPASQAELARSLDSVISTLDNDRQRTALVAQLKKLRDVSRTVAPAPPAQPSPGLLGAIASGIASFESGVHQGRTPLRYWAGRFNAAGNELFTIVTSQGPQSFGKILLDMVAMLAGWGACAWVLIYVQRRLHERYHVVFELKPNPTSGELLIFALRRASPWIVAFLAALVFARAMPDALGRTLGMVVAYAIVAGAVFSAICLIMFSLFGSGHRRVAVRVLLEHARRLLFAIGVCAALGDAAVNYDVAHQLGPNLAELVSTAANMVAAVLTAYFALAFRRPVAHLIRNRTYDARHDHKAATDAFDVLASLWHVPVLLLASASVIATIGGSGSNENVLQISVVTALFLVLAFFLSAIVLRVTRPRDIRRHRRSPYLRRLLQFVGTLATLFIWLAFFELAARLWGVSLASVIEENVAARGIAHAVMAILATWFIAWLLWILIDTAIREALTPSGSRSKSRNASTRARTMLPLVRNALFVTLVTVAGIVTAANLGINVTPLLAGAGVIGLAIGFGAQSLVTDLITGLFIIIEDTISVGDWIDVDGGHAGTVEHLSIRTVRLRDGQGAIHAIPFSQIKIVKNLSRDFAYAVFEVRMGFSADVDQVTQLIREVGADLMADFRYRREMLGPIEVWGLDRFDPNWMVVKGQIKTRPLQQWSVARAFNLRLKRKMDEAGIEIPVPQMRIYTSSKDSEGQPLPDDELPMHARVSEHGDVPHGGAGGARTGGLAMAARDVSHEPRPAPPSTGPAPVAPQIPTAGEAGKS; from the coding sequence ATGAAGTCATGCCAAAAACGGTGTGAGTCCGGGGCTGCGCCGTTCACCGGCGGGCAACGGGCGTTTCGCACTGCCTTTTATTTTTTCCGTCATCTGTCTTCCGACCCCCGGCGCAGCCGTGCCGCGGGCCTGCGGCCGTCGGCGCAGGCTGCGCCGCTGTGTGCGTGGCTGATCGTGGTGGCCGTGCTGGCGTGCCTTTTCGCGGCGCCGAAGCCCGCCCACGCGGCCGGCGCGACGCCGGTGATTCCGGCATTGCAGAGCCTGATCAACAGCGCGACGGCAACGCCCGCGTCCGATGCCGCCTCGGCGGCCGAAGCGGCCTCCGCGCCGTCGCCGGCGAGCCAGGCCGAGCTTGCGCGCTCGCTCGACAGTGTGATCTCGACGCTCGACAACGATCGCCAGCGCACGGCGCTCGTCGCCCAGCTCAAGAAGCTGCGCGACGTCAGCCGCACGGTCGCGCCGGCGCCGCCTGCGCAGCCGAGTCCCGGTTTGCTGGGTGCGATCGCGTCGGGAATCGCTTCGTTCGAGTCCGGCGTGCATCAGGGTCGCACGCCGCTGCGTTATTGGGCCGGGCGTTTCAACGCGGCCGGCAACGAGTTGTTCACCATCGTCACGAGCCAGGGGCCGCAGAGTTTCGGCAAGATCCTGCTCGACATGGTGGCGATGCTGGCCGGCTGGGGCGCATGCGCATGGGTCTTGATCTATGTGCAGCGCCGGCTGCACGAACGCTACCACGTGGTGTTCGAACTCAAGCCGAATCCGACGAGCGGTGAGCTGCTGATCTTCGCGCTGCGGCGGGCCAGTCCATGGATCGTCGCGTTTCTGGCCGCGCTGGTATTCGCGCGGGCCATGCCCGATGCGCTCGGCCGCACGCTGGGGATGGTGGTCGCCTATGCGATCGTCGCCGGCGCGGTGTTTTCCGCGATCTGTCTCATCATGTTTTCGCTGTTCGGCTCGGGGCATCGGCGCGTCGCGGTGCGCGTGCTGCTCGAACATGCGCGCCGGCTGCTGTTTGCGATCGGCGTGTGCGCCGCGTTGGGCGATGCGGCGGTGAACTACGATGTCGCGCATCAGCTCGGGCCGAATCTGGCCGAACTGGTGTCGACGGCGGCGAATATGGTTGCCGCCGTCCTGACCGCGTATTTCGCGCTGGCGTTTCGCCGGCCCGTGGCGCACCTGATCCGCAACCGGACCTACGACGCGCGCCACGACCATAAGGCCGCAACCGATGCCTTCGACGTGCTCGCCTCGCTCTGGCATGTGCCGGTGCTGCTGCTGGCCAGCGCCTCGGTGATTGCCACGATCGGCGGTTCGGGTTCGAACGAGAACGTGCTGCAGATCTCCGTGGTGACCGCGCTGTTTCTGGTGCTGGCGTTCTTCCTGTCGGCCATCGTGTTGCGCGTGACGCGGCCGCGCGATATCCGCAGGCATCGCCGCTCGCCTTACCTGCGCAGACTGCTGCAATTCGTGGGGACGCTGGCGACGCTGTTCATCTGGCTGGCGTTTTTCGAACTGGCGGCGCGGCTGTGGGGCGTGTCGCTTGCGAGCGTGATCGAGGAGAACGTCGCGGCGCGCGGGATCGCCCATGCGGTCATGGCGATTCTTGCCACCTGGTTCATTGCCTGGCTGCTGTGGATTCTGATCGACACTGCGATCAGGGAAGCGCTCACGCCGAGCGGTTCACGCAGCAAATCGCGTAACGCCAGCACGCGCGCGCGCACCATGTTGCCGCTCGTGCGCAATGCGCTGTTCGTGACGCTGGTGACGGTTGCGGGCATCGTGACCGCGGCGAACCTCGGCATCAACGTGACGCCGCTGCTGGCGGGCGCGGGTGTGATCGGTCTTGCGATCGGCTTCGGCGCGCAGTCGCTCGTCACCGACCTGATCACGGGCCTGTTCATCATCATCGAGGACACCATCTCGGTGGGCGACTGGATCGACGTCGACGGCGGCCATGCGGGCACGGTCGAGCATCTGTCGATTCGCACGGTGCGGCTGCGCGACGGCCAGGGCGCGATCCACGCCATTCCGTTTTCGCAGATCAAGATCGTGAAAAACCTGTCGCGCGATTTTGCCTACGCGGTGTTCGAAGTGCGTATGGGCTTTTCCGCCGACGTCGATCAGGTCACCCAACTGATTCGCGAGGTAGGTGCGGATCTGATGGCCGACTTCCGCTACCGGCGCGAAATGCTGGGCCCGATCGAAGTGTGGGGACTCGACCGCTTCGATCCAAACTGGATGGTCGTGAAAGGGCAGATCAAGACGCGGCCGCTGCAGCAATGGAGCGTGGCGCGTGCGTTTAACCTGCGTCTGAAGCGCAAGATGGACGAAGCCGGTATCGAGATTCCGGTGCCGCAAATGCGCATCTACACCTCGTCGAAGGATAGCGAGGGGCAGCCGCTGCCGGACGATGAATTGCCGATGCATGCGCGTGTCTCGGAGCATGGCGACGTGCCGCATGGCGGGGCTGGCGGCGCTCGCACAGGCGGTTTGGCAATGGCGGCCCGCGACGTTTCTCACGAGCCGCGGCCGGCGCCGCCCTCGACGGGTCCCGCGCCGGTCGCGCCGCAGATTCCTACTGCCGGTGAGGCGGGGAAAAGCTAG
- a CDS encoding Rrf2 family transcriptional regulator has translation MNTSSRFAFAVHVLALLSLQDGLPLSSDMIAGSVNTNPALIRRLLTMLADAGLTTSQLGAGGGALLARPPDEITLLEVYRAVDDAQLFALHREEPNPACMVGRNIQVVLRGIIDEAQQAMEASLAGRTLADATADLVKAERQRERKRRPAG, from the coding sequence TTGAATACGAGTAGCCGGTTTGCCTTTGCGGTCCACGTGCTGGCGTTGTTGTCGCTGCAGGATGGCCTGCCGCTTTCGTCGGACATGATTGCAGGCAGCGTGAACACAAATCCCGCGCTGATCCGCCGTCTGCTGACGATGCTCGCGGACGCCGGACTCACTACGTCGCAACTCGGCGCGGGCGGCGGCGCGCTGCTGGCGCGGCCGCCCGACGAGATCACGCTGCTGGAGGTGTACCGCGCCGTCGACGATGCGCAACTGTTCGCGCTGCATCGCGAGGAACCGAATCCGGCTTGCATGGTGGGGCGCAATATCCAGGTCGTGCTGCGCGGCATCATCGATGAGGCGCAGCAGGCCATGGAGGCGTCGCTCGCAGGCCGTACGCTGGCGGATGCCACCGCTGACCTGGTCAAGGCCGAGCGCCAGCGCGAACGCAAGCGGCGGCCGGCGGGATAG
- a CDS encoding DJ-1/PfpI family protein: MAAKKILFLTGDFAEDYETMVPFQALQAIGHVVDAVCPGKSAGERIKTAIHDFEGDQTYTEKPGHQFTLNATFDDVDPGQYDALAIAGGRAPEYLRLNQRVIDIVRQFAEQRKPIAAICHAAQLLAAADVIRGKRISAYPACAPEVKLAGGEYADIPVDAAITDANFVTAPAWPAHPEWLRQFLVLLGTRIEL, from the coding sequence ATGGCAGCAAAGAAGATTCTGTTCCTGACCGGCGATTTCGCCGAGGATTACGAAACAATGGTGCCGTTTCAGGCACTGCAGGCGATCGGCCATGTGGTCGACGCGGTGTGTCCCGGCAAGTCGGCCGGCGAGCGCATCAAGACGGCCATTCACGACTTCGAGGGCGACCAGACCTACACCGAGAAGCCTGGCCACCAGTTCACCCTGAACGCCACCTTCGACGACGTGGACCCCGGCCAATACGATGCGCTGGCGATCGCAGGCGGCCGTGCTCCGGAGTATCTGCGCCTGAACCAGAGAGTGATCGACATCGTGCGCCAGTTCGCGGAACAGCGTAAGCCGATCGCTGCGATCTGCCATGCGGCCCAACTGCTGGCCGCCGCCGACGTGATCCGCGGCAAGCGCATTTCCGCTTATCCGGCTTGCGCGCCGGAAGTGAAGCTCGCGGGCGGCGAGTACGCCGACATCCCGGTCGACGCGGCCATCACCGACGCCAACTTTGTCACCGCGCCCGCATGGCCGGCCCATCCCGAGTGGCTGCGGCAATTCCTCGTGCTGCTCGGCACGCGCATCGAACTCTGA